Proteins encoded in a region of the Veillonella parvula genome:
- a CDS encoding methylmalonyl-CoA mutase family protein encodes MSDKKTSKDAERDLLAPVSFDEFKKPTYEQWQAEVEKALKGGDFHKKMFTKTYEGITLQPIYTPALHGEKIPKGVYPGAGEFLRGTKASGYIKDSWGVSQYVDESFPKDANHASLYEIVKGGTIHNIRLDEATRHDQDVQVGAAVGIGGTSLSTMDDCRQLIERFNLKENPLYIETGASAAILLGMLAATVKGSKKQTSDLKGLVGADPIGVWAKDGTLHMSLDTAFDEMAHTVVWAKEQAPELKTVLVSGDVYANGGANDVQEVAYALATAVCYVRQLAQRNIDIHTIANSMMFTFSLGANFFMEIAKLRALRVLWARIMEAFGAEEADRAVHVHGRTSAFTKTVYDPYVNLLRNTTQAFSGVVGGLNSLEVSPFDQPIRKADDFSRRIARNIQVMLQTEFELRQPVDPVGGSWYVETLAAELCEKIWAEFQTIEAKGGIIAALKEGYPQAQVKAVLDERFKNLAFRKDVAVGNNMYANMTEELLDPKPENQETLRQKRVAQIEEYLASAEPDAVVKAQATLEAGTTEPGALIGLIELGALQKLTIRQIRKALDAGDIASETIESIAAHRWTEQFEALRMRTENYKQRTKDNVKVFLANMGPIPQHKPRADFSTGFFEVGAFEVIKNDGHETTADAAKAARESGADVVVICSTDDTYPELVPPLAKELKETMPHVTVILAGAPPKDLEPVYREAGVDDFISVRANCYEILNTLQDKKGM; translated from the coding sequence ATGTCTGACAAAAAGACTTCAAAGGATGCTGAACGTGATTTATTAGCACCTGTATCCTTTGATGAGTTTAAGAAACCTACGTATGAACAATGGCAGGCCGAGGTTGAAAAAGCGTTAAAAGGTGGCGACTTCCACAAGAAGATGTTCACTAAAACCTATGAGGGAATTACGTTACAACCAATTTACACGCCTGCATTGCATGGAGAAAAAATTCCAAAGGGTGTATATCCTGGAGCAGGTGAGTTCCTACGTGGCACAAAGGCAAGTGGTTATATTAAAGACTCTTGGGGTGTATCCCAATATGTAGACGAATCCTTTCCTAAGGATGCTAATCATGCAAGTTTATACGAAATTGTAAAAGGCGGCACCATTCACAATATTCGCCTTGATGAAGCAACACGCCATGATCAAGATGTGCAAGTAGGCGCAGCTGTTGGTATCGGCGGTACATCTCTGTCTACTATGGATGATTGTAGACAATTGATTGAGCGCTTTAATTTAAAGGAAAATCCTTTATATATTGAAACAGGTGCTTCTGCAGCTATCTTGCTCGGTATGTTAGCCGCTACGGTGAAAGGATCTAAAAAACAAACCTCTGACTTGAAAGGTCTCGTTGGTGCAGACCCTATTGGTGTTTGGGCTAAAGATGGTACATTGCATATGTCTTTAGATACAGCCTTTGATGAAATGGCACATACTGTTGTATGGGCTAAAGAGCAAGCTCCAGAGCTTAAAACTGTACTCGTATCTGGTGATGTATACGCTAATGGTGGCGCGAACGATGTACAAGAGGTTGCGTATGCATTGGCAACAGCAGTTTGCTATGTGCGTCAATTAGCACAACGTAACATCGATATTCACACTATTGCTAACAGCATGATGTTTACATTCTCCTTGGGTGCAAACTTCTTCATGGAAATTGCTAAATTACGTGCATTACGTGTGCTTTGGGCGCGCATCATGGAAGCGTTCGGTGCCGAAGAAGCTGACCGTGCTGTTCATGTACACGGCAGAACATCGGCTTTCACAAAAACTGTATACGACCCATATGTAAACTTGTTGCGCAATACAACACAAGCATTCTCTGGCGTTGTAGGCGGTTTGAATAGCCTTGAAGTATCCCCATTTGACCAACCAATTCGCAAAGCTGACGATTTCTCTCGCCGTATTGCCCGTAATATTCAAGTTATGTTGCAAACTGAATTCGAGTTGCGTCAACCAGTGGACCCTGTAGGTGGCTCTTGGTATGTGGAAACATTGGCAGCTGAATTATGCGAAAAAATTTGGGCTGAATTCCAAACTATTGAGGCTAAAGGTGGTATAATAGCAGCCTTGAAAGAAGGCTATCCACAAGCTCAAGTTAAAGCAGTTCTTGATGAACGCTTCAAAAACCTTGCATTCCGCAAAGATGTGGCTGTAGGTAACAACATGTATGCGAATATGACTGAAGAATTGCTTGATCCAAAACCAGAAAATCAAGAAACATTGCGTCAAAAACGGGTTGCTCAAATCGAAGAGTACTTGGCGAGTGCGGAGCCAGATGCGGTTGTGAAAGCACAGGCTACCCTAGAAGCAGGTACGACAGAGCCAGGCGCTTTGATTGGCCTTATTGAACTCGGTGCATTACAAAAATTAACAATACGTCAAATCCGCAAGGCTTTAGATGCTGGCGATATTGCTTCCGAAACGATTGAATCCATTGCAGCTCATCGCTGGACTGAACAGTTTGAAGCACTTCGCATGCGCACTGAGAATTATAAACAACGTACGAAAGATAATGTGAAGGTATTCTTGGCTAACATGGGGCCAATCCCTCAACATAAACCTCGTGCGGACTTCTCCACAGGCTTCTTCGAAGTAGGGGCTTTTGAAGTTATCAAAAATGATGGCCATGAAACAACGGCTGATGCGGCGAAGGCTGCTCGTGAAAGTGGTGCTGATGTAGTTGTTATCTGTTCTACAGATGATACCTATCCAGAATTGGTACCACCACTCGCTAAGGAATTGAAAGAAACTATGCCGCATGTAACGGTTATTTTAGCAGGGGCACCTCCTAAGGACTTAGAACCTGTATACCGTGAAGCTGGCGTAGACGACTTCATTTCTGTTCGTGCAAATTGTTACGAAATCTTGAATACGTTACAAGATAAGAAAGGGATGTGA
- the rarD gene encoding EamA family transporter RarD, which produces MDHTSKKGLITALSCYIIWGLLPLYWALLNHVSPYNILAQRIIWSGICMAIVVFGLHFKQFKKDFQLLKEQRSQLFLLLVAAVIISVNWFTYIWAIANNQVMNTSLGYYINPLFNVVLGVILFKEVLSIPKKLSVLIATIGIALLTYQVGSLPLVSMILAVSFGLYGAVKKKLLISPFTSIAFEAWLLTPLALLYTTMVDNTVWSYFGTDWYTTMLLIACGLTTSVPLVLFSYGAQLLPLNLLGFLQYVSPTIALLLAIFYFGESFGTPQMIAFSCIWIALVLFSLSSQITTRISLKK; this is translated from the coding sequence ATGGACCATACAAGTAAAAAAGGGTTAATCACAGCCCTTAGTTGTTATATAATTTGGGGCTTACTCCCTCTATATTGGGCATTATTAAACCATGTTTCACCGTATAATATACTGGCACAACGCATTATCTGGTCAGGTATTTGCATGGCGATCGTTGTATTTGGCCTACATTTTAAACAATTCAAAAAGGACTTTCAATTACTAAAAGAACAACGTTCACAACTATTCCTACTTTTAGTTGCGGCAGTCATCATCAGCGTAAACTGGTTCACCTACATTTGGGCCATCGCCAATAATCAAGTTATGAACACGAGCCTTGGCTATTACATCAACCCACTCTTCAATGTAGTATTAGGTGTCATCCTATTTAAAGAGGTTCTATCGATACCCAAAAAGCTGAGTGTCCTTATCGCTACCATCGGCATCGCCTTACTCACCTATCAAGTAGGATCCTTGCCATTAGTATCGATGATTCTCGCCGTTTCCTTCGGTCTCTATGGGGCTGTAAAAAAGAAACTGCTCATCTCTCCCTTTACGAGCATCGCCTTTGAGGCCTGGCTATTAACACCACTAGCCTTACTATATACGACTATGGTCGATAATACCGTGTGGTCCTATTTCGGCACAGACTGGTATACAACCATGTTGCTCATAGCCTGCGGTCTAACTACATCTGTCCCATTGGTGCTATTCTCCTATGGTGCACAGCTATTACCGCTCAATCTACTAGGCTTCTTGCAATATGTATCCCCTACCATTGCCTTGTTGCTAGCCATCTTTTACTTTGGTGAAAGCTTTGGCACACCGCAGATGATTGCCTTCAGTTGTATCTGGATAGCCTTAGTATTATTCTCCTTATCAAGCCAAATTACAACGCGCATTAGCCTTAAAAAGTAA
- a CDS encoding DUF3829 domain-containing protein produces the protein MKPFGKRVVMAVLCAATLTSPLLLSGCSMSELWQGTEQSRKEIAQRSEQDQVQLFNQYVKAVSRYNRMAVMFDYANTPTLNELKAGQHLTVFNAPNFKQLQKELEEAKQAGIPYDEMKEPLDKLLSKLNEITPVAEELDAYYKSKGYTTDNYAKEQQLGPKYVQLYEQFVPIYADFDNVMHKINTDRLQQRLQQLRDAGKKNAAAAQEVHLRLTAVLEKIDSEKQLDVNAINQELQAIGDVSNGITSPKYDSVKTSVNSTIGAIRTYMGSKQDNDYNRMIEAYNHYISNLNTTNMNELD, from the coding sequence ATGAAACCATTTGGTAAAAGGGTAGTAATGGCTGTGTTGTGTGCGGCGACATTAACATCACCCTTATTGTTGAGCGGTTGTAGTATGTCAGAGTTATGGCAGGGTACTGAACAGAGCCGTAAGGAAATTGCGCAACGGTCTGAGCAGGATCAGGTGCAGTTATTTAATCAATATGTGAAAGCTGTAAGCCGATACAATCGCATGGCTGTAATGTTTGATTATGCGAATACGCCAACTCTTAATGAGTTAAAAGCGGGGCAGCATTTAACTGTATTTAATGCACCGAACTTTAAGCAGCTACAAAAAGAATTAGAAGAGGCTAAGCAAGCCGGTATTCCTTATGATGAAATGAAGGAGCCTTTAGATAAGTTGCTTTCAAAATTGAATGAAATTACACCGGTGGCCGAAGAGCTCGATGCATACTATAAATCTAAAGGGTATACCACAGATAACTATGCTAAGGAGCAACAATTAGGTCCTAAATATGTTCAATTGTATGAACAATTTGTTCCTATTTATGCTGACTTTGATAATGTTATGCATAAAATCAATACGGACCGCTTGCAACAACGGTTACAACAATTGCGTGATGCAGGCAAGAAAAATGCAGCTGCAGCACAAGAGGTTCATTTGCGACTTACTGCGGTCCTAGAAAAGATCGATAGTGAAAAACAATTAGATGTAAATGCTATCAATCAAGAGTTGCAAGCTATTGGTGATGTATCAAATGGCATTACTAGTCCTAAGTATGATTCTGTTAAGACTTCTGTAAACTCTACGATTGGTGCAATTCGTACCTATATGGGATCAAAACAAGATAATGACTATAATCGTATGATTGAGGCCTATAACCATTACATTTCTAATCTGAATACGACCAATATGAATGAGTTAGATTGA
- a CDS encoding tetratricopeptide repeat protein produces the protein MKKFVLFFLLIIALTGCGLNQNTNSNKTESNATSSATATGSSASAAGNSQATTKQDDHLITAKQALSAGEYSKAIEEATASIKQDANNGEAYSVRGFATALNGDVAKGLTDTKKAYDLDPNNVANYYNMAMVYKLQGQLNDSKQWFEKVLEKDPSNTWSVYGIATIYADQGEDTKALDWLEKAIKIDPSVKAVAAEQDHFERFHNNRRFKTLVGL, from the coding sequence ATGAAGAAATTTGTGCTTTTCTTTCTTTTAATAATAGCTCTTACGGGATGTGGATTGAATCAAAATACGAATAGTAATAAAACAGAATCAAATGCAACTAGTTCTGCTACTGCAACTGGTTCCTCTGCATCTGCTGCGGGAAACAGCCAAGCGACTACTAAGCAAGATGACCATCTAATTACAGCAAAGCAAGCCTTATCTGCTGGTGAGTATTCGAAAGCCATAGAGGAAGCCACTGCGTCTATTAAACAAGATGCTAACAACGGAGAAGCCTATTCTGTACGCGGCTTTGCAACAGCATTAAATGGTGATGTAGCTAAAGGGTTGACAGATACTAAAAAGGCTTATGATTTAGACCCTAATAATGTGGCCAATTACTATAATATGGCTATGGTTTATAAGCTACAAGGTCAGTTAAACGATTCTAAACAATGGTTTGAAAAGGTATTGGAAAAGGACCCTAGTAACACCTGGTCTGTGTATGGTATTGCTACCATTTATGCAGACCAAGGGGAAGATACTAAGGCCCTTGATTGGCTAGAAAAGGCTATAAAAATTGATCCTTCTGTAAAAGCTGTTGCAGCCGAACAAGACCATTTTGAACGCTTTCACAATAATAGGCGATTTAAAACATTGGTTGGGTTATAG
- a CDS encoding type I toxin-antitoxin system Fst family toxin, with product MLAPIIVALVVTTYSYWLNNKNKK from the coding sequence TTGCTTGCCCCTATTATTGTTGCCTTAGTTGTAACTACCTACAGCTACTGGCTTAACAATAAAAACAAAAAATAA
- a CDS encoding FAD-binding and (Fe-S)-binding domain-containing protein codes for MSTLIRDYERFAKEANEICKGRVYTDHLRRYAYGVDASCYSYLPKVVVKAEDEREVRRLIRLCQQCGTPFTFRAAGSSLSGQCSSEDVLIVCNDGFKKMEVIDDGKALKCECGVIGSDANDLLKPYNRKIGPDPATLATALVGGILNNNSSGMCCGTAQNSYKTIRSIRVVLLDGSILDTSDQKSIDQFLKEKPQMVEDILQLRKDILADEELTHLIHHKYKIKNTTGYGLNSLVDFEDIIDIINHLFIGSEGTLGFVSEIVYNTVEDVPYKGCGLMFFKTLNDASLAVVALANMGRDKVVAAEMMDYQSLKAVQALDNVPDFVREVPEGTSAILFQTESYSKETVDENLAFIKDKLKDIPTAIPSLYSQDPKEYDSWWAIRKGILPIVGGQRRKGTTVITEDVCFQIEDFTKGIEMLTELFHKYDFVDGGVIFGHALSGNVHFNITPDFSDPKDTKNFGDLVKEMSERVSGFGGSLKAEHGTGRMVAPFIEMEWGRKAYEINRRIKAIFDPERILNPDVIITDDPDVYKKNLKAQCVIDDAFTICMECGFCEKHCPSRNLTLTPRQRIALLRETKRLENEGNFTLAAELKKGYEYFGVDTCAACSMCKGLCPLSIDTAQIALSMRRIDPPAPELAKKIYDNFPTTLQMCRAGVSLEGIAGSIITQKAISKITEGLHGVTGVTPYVPKTTPKANRYRLRSRIKPTNFEKVVYFSTCANRAFKPNQGYDDERSLQQVVESLCNKAHIDIIYPQHIENLCCGLSFENYNDVHERAVKDLHDALMQASQNGKYPIVIDHSACFNHAFKHMPDLEINDISEFLCKYVVPHLDIEKCDERVIVHKQCKIKSLNKSQYIEDLARLCTDHVFNIKSFACDGFAGQKGFFTPELNKCATKDLAAEIAEYGATLGVSSSSTCEIGLGESGGIPFVGVAFLLDRCSKAKK; via the coding sequence GTGAGTACACTTATTAGAGATTATGAACGTTTTGCCAAGGAGGCAAATGAGATTTGTAAAGGTCGCGTATACACCGATCATTTACGTCGTTATGCATATGGCGTTGATGCGTCTTGCTATAGCTATTTACCAAAGGTAGTTGTTAAAGCTGAAGATGAACGAGAAGTAAGACGACTTATTCGTTTGTGTCAACAATGTGGGACACCATTTACATTCCGTGCGGCCGGCTCCTCCTTGTCTGGTCAATGCTCCAGTGAAGATGTGCTCATCGTATGTAATGATGGCTTCAAGAAAATGGAAGTTATTGATGATGGGAAAGCCTTGAAATGTGAATGCGGTGTTATCGGTTCCGATGCGAATGATTTATTGAAACCGTACAATCGTAAAATTGGTCCAGATCCTGCAACGCTTGCCACAGCATTAGTAGGTGGTATCTTGAATAATAATTCCTCTGGTATGTGCTGTGGTACGGCGCAAAACTCTTATAAAACAATTCGGTCCATTCGCGTTGTGTTATTAGATGGCTCCATCCTTGATACGTCTGACCAAAAGAGTATTGATCAATTCCTTAAAGAAAAACCTCAAATGGTAGAGGATATCTTACAATTGCGTAAGGATATTTTGGCCGATGAAGAGTTGACACACTTGATTCACCATAAGTACAAAATCAAAAATACCACAGGTTACGGCTTGAACTCCCTTGTTGATTTTGAAGATATTATCGATATCATCAACCACTTGTTCATCGGTTCTGAAGGTACATTAGGTTTCGTGTCTGAAATCGTATATAACACTGTTGAGGACGTACCGTATAAAGGCTGCGGTCTCATGTTCTTTAAAACATTGAACGATGCATCTCTTGCTGTTGTAGCCTTGGCTAATATGGGTCGTGACAAGGTTGTTGCTGCGGAAATGATGGACTATCAATCCCTTAAGGCCGTTCAAGCGCTAGACAATGTGCCTGACTTCGTTCGCGAAGTTCCTGAAGGTACAAGTGCTATTTTGTTCCAAACTGAAAGCTACTCCAAAGAAACTGTCGATGAAAACTTAGCTTTTATTAAAGATAAATTGAAAGATATTCCAACAGCTATTCCAAGTCTTTACTCCCAAGATCCTAAAGAATACGATTCTTGGTGGGCTATCCGTAAAGGCATTTTGCCAATCGTTGGTGGTCAACGTAGAAAAGGCACCACTGTTATTACAGAAGACGTATGCTTCCAAATCGAAGACTTCACTAAGGGCATCGAAATGCTTACCGAATTATTCCACAAATACGATTTCGTAGACGGTGGCGTAATCTTTGGCCATGCGTTATCTGGTAATGTTCACTTTAACATTACACCTGACTTCAGCGATCCTAAAGATACTAAGAACTTCGGTGACTTGGTAAAAGAAATGTCTGAACGCGTCTCTGGCTTCGGTGGTTCTTTAAAAGCTGAACATGGTACAGGCCGTATGGTGGCACCATTTATTGAAATGGAATGGGGGCGTAAAGCGTACGAAATCAACCGTCGTATTAAAGCTATCTTTGACCCTGAACGTATCTTGAATCCTGATGTTATCATTACTGATGACCCAGATGTGTATAAGAAAAATCTTAAAGCTCAATGCGTTATCGATGATGCTTTTACAATCTGTATGGAATGTGGTTTCTGTGAAAAACATTGTCCAAGCCGCAATTTAACATTGACTCCTCGTCAACGTATTGCATTGTTGCGTGAAACAAAACGCCTTGAAAACGAAGGCAATTTCACATTGGCTGCAGAGCTTAAAAAAGGCTATGAATACTTTGGTGTAGATACCTGTGCTGCGTGCTCCATGTGTAAAGGCCTTTGCCCACTCAGCATCGATACGGCTCAAATTGCATTATCTATGCGCCGCATCGATCCTCCAGCACCAGAATTGGCTAAGAAGATTTACGATAATTTCCCTACTACACTTCAAATGTGCCGTGCTGGTGTAAGTCTTGAAGGCATTGCAGGATCTATCATTACACAAAAAGCGATCTCCAAGATTACTGAAGGCTTACATGGCGTAACAGGTGTTACACCATATGTACCTAAAACAACTCCTAAGGCTAATCGCTACAGATTGAGAAGTCGCATTAAACCGACTAATTTTGAAAAGGTTGTATACTTTAGTACCTGTGCGAACCGCGCTTTCAAACCTAATCAAGGTTACGATGATGAACGCAGCTTGCAACAAGTAGTGGAAAGCCTTTGCAACAAGGCCCATATCGATATTATCTACCCTCAACATATCGAAAACCTCTGCTGTGGCTTGAGTTTTGAAAACTATAATGACGTTCATGAGCGTGCTGTTAAGGACTTACACGATGCATTGATGCAAGCATCTCAAAACGGTAAATATCCAATCGTGATCGATCATAGTGCATGTTTCAACCATGCTTTCAAACACATGCCAGACTTAGAAATCAACGATATTTCTGAATTCTTGTGTAAATACGTTGTGCCTCATCTCGATATTGAAAAATGTGATGAACGGGTCATCGTACACAAACAATGTAAGATTAAATCCTTGAATAAATCTCAATATATTGAAGATTTGGCTCGTCTATGCACAGACCATGTATTTAACATTAAATCTTTTGCATGCGATGGCTTTGCTGGTCAAAAAGGGTTCTTTACACCAGAACTTAACAAATGTGCTACCAAAGACCTTGCTGCTGAAATCGCTGAATACGGTGCAACACTAGGTGTAAGCTCCAGCTCTACCTGTGAAATCGGTCTTGGTGAAAGCGGTGGCATCCCATTCGTTGGCGTTGCATTCCTATTAGATCGTTGTTCTAAGGCTAAGAAATAA
- a CDS encoding sulfite exporter TauE/SafE family protein, whose translation MLDNIVAFYIFFTVVGFLAAMLGTIIGAGGGLVFVPLFMYWFPEWSPSMVVGTSLFSVMCNAISGSIAYLKQKKVYINAAIIFSLATFPGAILGAQMSGWFSGKGFMFAFGCFMLCASVLIGFKNFRKGERKEESLTLEQLSYSKPIGISISFFVGFISSIFGIGGGLIHVPALIYLMGFPTHMATATSQSILAVSTTVGVITHLIESHIIFSIAIPTSIGAIFGAQVGARIAKRLKAKAILALMSIAVFALAVRLILKSGILG comes from the coding sequence GTGCTTGATAATATAGTGGCATTTTATATATTCTTTACCGTAGTTGGCTTTTTAGCAGCTATGCTTGGCACCATCATCGGTGCCGGTGGGGGACTTGTCTTTGTGCCTCTCTTTATGTACTGGTTCCCAGAGTGGTCTCCATCTATGGTCGTAGGAACATCGCTTTTTTCTGTTATGTGTAACGCCATTTCTGGATCTATAGCGTATCTTAAGCAAAAAAAGGTATACATTAACGCTGCTATCATCTTTAGTCTTGCTACCTTCCCGGGGGCTATTTTAGGTGCCCAAATGTCTGGATGGTTCTCTGGTAAAGGCTTTATGTTTGCCTTTGGATGCTTTATGCTGTGTGCATCCGTATTGATTGGTTTTAAAAATTTTAGAAAAGGGGAAAGAAAGGAAGAAAGCCTTACTCTTGAGCAGTTGAGCTATAGTAAACCTATCGGTATTAGTATTAGCTTTTTTGTTGGCTTTATTTCGAGTATCTTTGGTATCGGTGGTGGCCTCATCCATGTGCCGGCTTTGATTTATCTCATGGGCTTTCCTACCCATATGGCAACGGCTACAAGTCAATCTATTCTCGCCGTATCAACAACGGTGGGGGTTATTACACATTTAATTGAAAGCCACATCATATTTAGTATTGCTATCCCTACTAGTATTGGCGCTATCTTTGGTGCTCAAGTAGGTGCTCGTATTGCAAAACGTCTCAAAGCAAAAGCTATCCTCGCCCTCATGAGCATAGCTGTCTTTGCATTGGCGGTACGTCTCATTCTTAAATCTGGTATTTTGGGATAA
- a CDS encoding GNAT family N-acetyltransferase, translating into MKIVKATESDVLDLYRLQLLTFESEAEMIGSRMVPALMESEEEFKATFTQWHTYKLVDDGGRIIGGIRYQYDDGVVEVGRLMVHPNYRQQGLARKLLVFVDEQCSQDRRVLYTCTKSWINIKLYTKMGYKAVREIQDETGLSFVYMEKQ; encoded by the coding sequence ATGAAAATTGTGAAAGCTACTGAGTCAGATGTATTGGATCTGTACCGTTTGCAATTGCTTACATTTGAAAGCGAAGCGGAGATGATTGGAAGTCGAATGGTTCCTGCATTGATGGAGTCGGAAGAGGAGTTTAAAGCTACTTTCACCCAATGGCATACCTATAAACTGGTAGATGATGGGGGAAGAATCATCGGAGGTATTCGCTATCAATATGACGATGGCGTGGTAGAGGTCGGTCGCTTGATGGTGCATCCAAACTATCGGCAACAAGGGTTGGCTCGGAAGTTATTAGTTTTCGTAGATGAACAATGCAGTCAAGACCGGCGTGTATTATATACATGTACGAAAAGCTGGATTAATATAAAGTTATATACAAAAATGGGGTATAAAGCCGTTAGAGAAATACAGGATGAAACGGGATTATCCTTTGTATATATGGAGAAACAATAA
- a CDS encoding ClC family H(+)/Cl(-) exchange transporter encodes MKLWKFNKRSSTLADMSMNRVLLTELIAKGALVGVIAGFFGASYRYLILESEHIRWHLMEGITMEWAIGWLVAMVIFAFIVDRLLAWAPLSGGSGIPQIEGEMLGLFDMKPYRTLVSKMIGGVLTGFAGFSVGREGPAVQIGGSAGKIVSYWMNSGLREQRILTSAGAGAGLTAAFSAPVSGAMFVFEEVHKSFYPYLVVPTFVATLISNYITVSIFGLTPALGFTVTSGVPIEYFPILLMVGVIMGLCGVLFCRMIFAFKRFFDWFKCSRFLKLALTFVAVAAIGFDSQLLLGGGNDLVGQLAFQSHGVLLLGGIVLGKILLTTFCYGSGAQGGIFLPMLVIGAATGAFCESLLSTLGLISPDFVPQFVICAMGGMLAAAMRTPILAILLVLEMTDSFSNIYAIGIVTLVAYLVAELLKEPPIYDSLLQAMSGQSNLESVQTFFQTKVPVVANYTDVQLQDLALPDGTLIVSIRRNGTYIVPLGDVKLEPGDELQVSCERGRLKAAKEFFQSN; translated from the coding sequence ATGAAATTATGGAAATTTAATAAGCGTAGTTCTACCTTGGCAGATATGTCCATGAATCGAGTGCTCTTAACGGAGCTCATTGCAAAGGGTGCTCTTGTTGGGGTGATTGCAGGTTTTTTTGGGGCATCATACCGCTATTTGATACTTGAATCAGAGCATATCAGGTGGCATTTGATGGAAGGCATTACCATGGAATGGGCCATAGGTTGGCTTGTGGCAATGGTCATTTTTGCGTTTATCGTAGATCGATTGCTAGCGTGGGCGCCATTGTCTGGTGGTTCGGGCATTCCTCAAATAGAAGGGGAAATGTTAGGTCTCTTTGATATGAAGCCCTATCGAACGCTAGTATCTAAAATGATTGGTGGCGTACTGACCGGCTTTGCAGGATTTTCCGTAGGTCGTGAAGGGCCAGCCGTACAGATTGGTGGTTCTGCCGGCAAAATCGTGTCTTACTGGATGAATTCGGGGCTACGAGAACAGCGTATTTTGACATCCGCAGGTGCTGGGGCAGGCTTAACAGCTGCCTTTAGTGCGCCCGTATCGGGAGCGATGTTCGTCTTTGAAGAGGTACATAAAAGCTTTTATCCGTATCTCGTTGTACCAACCTTCGTGGCAACTTTGATTTCTAACTATATTACAGTTAGTATCTTTGGACTTACACCAGCGTTAGGCTTTACGGTGACCTCAGGGGTTCCTATTGAATATTTTCCAATATTGCTCATGGTTGGTGTTATCATGGGGCTATGTGGCGTGTTATTCTGCCGTATGATTTTTGCTTTCAAGAGGTTCTTTGATTGGTTCAAATGTTCTCGATTCTTGAAATTAGCCCTTACCTTTGTGGCAGTGGCAGCCATTGGCTTTGATTCGCAGCTCCTCTTGGGTGGGGGCAATGACCTTGTGGGTCAGCTTGCCTTTCAATCTCATGGCGTATTGCTCTTAGGTGGCATCGTATTAGGCAAGATTTTACTTACCACCTTCTGCTATGGCAGTGGTGCTCAAGGGGGCATATTTTTGCCCATGCTTGTAATTGGTGCCGCAACAGGTGCTTTTTGTGAAAGCTTACTTTCAACCTTAGGACTTATTTCTCCTGATTTTGTACCACAGTTCGTTATCTGTGCCATGGGTGGCATGTTAGCGGCCGCTATGCGGACCCCAATTTTGGCGATTTTGCTCGTTCTTGAAATGACGGATAGTTTCTCTAATATTTATGCTATCGGTATCGTTACGCTCGTGGCCTATCTTGTGGCGGAGCTTTTAAAAGAACCGCCGATTTACGATTCCTTGTTGCAAGCCATGAGTGGTCAAAGCAATCTAGAATCGGTGCAAACCTTCTTTCAAACGAAGGTGCCTGTGGTGGCAAACTATACAGATGTACAATTACAAGATTTGGCCTTGCCAGATGGGACGCTCATCGTAAGCATTCGTCGCAACGGCACATACATTGTGCCCCTTGGTGATGTGAAGCTCGAGCCAGGCGATGAATTACAAGTCTCCTGTGAACGTGGCCGATTGAAGGCGGCTAAGGAATTTTTCCAATCAAATTAG